One Solanum pennellii chromosome 9, SPENNV200 DNA segment encodes these proteins:
- the LOC107031185 gene encoding uncharacterized protein LOC107031185 isoform X1 — MAGQVAFTSSFKLLDSGQLLKQQLFMPKSSPMLMHRGFCFGSCKISRFPSSSMWKVITPYLMKLERRSKMQSCKSCFCLASLVDADAIVTSEWVPTIDQMLLMTSIVLTYIAGVIPTVKNSPLDTGGKIQSGDVDPERMTSLGSVRRNNDRISIEFAWDVVKEKLMNSRSSIKQVDLGAIEFEQNRGKQPSNLSALAQGPRLRLLWASFQLLKKEVDSISANAVTSGNDDSLGIFNDVIQRLCQPLCVIWLEEELSLRNGKTNTEYLSSAINNLNGYGVLTNIRKSGKEQLFAEFICVLSFGFLRKPGFYNDSLFMEHGVSILEDLVIILADGIASMYLELISVDSSMSNEMNNLGLSLCTLSTRALQKLRNEAAMNQWLHQNMEAVVSMYEDRFDLYTFQHQLIEESSKSKVQNDNWWKKLRVMSSQPVLSQLSTILINQISIPVKRTKELRALTGWRYYYSLLLELADIAMPMIRTVISRLSDAISFFLVSLIGRSLGLIYTGIRQSLRWK, encoded by the exons ATGGCAGGACAGGTGGCTTTCACATCAAGTTTTAAGCTGCTTGACAGTGGACAGCTCTTGAAACAGCAACTCTTCATGCCGAAAAGCTCACCTATGTTAATGCACAG GGGATTTTGCTTTGGGAGTTGTAAAATATCTCGCTTTCCATCATCGAGCATGTGGAAGGTCATTACTCCGTACTTAATGAAGTTGGAGAGAAGATCAAAAATGCAAAGTTGCAAGAGTTGCTTTTGCCTCGCTTCTCTTGTTGATGCTGATGCTATAGTAACTTCTGAATGGGTTCCTACCATTGACCAAATGCTTCTCATGACCAGCATAGTCCTTACATATATAGCTGGAGTAATACCTACTGTAAAAAATTCTCCTTTAGATACTGGAGGAAAGATCCAAAGTGGAGATGTGGACCCTGAAAGGATGACCTCTTTGGGTAG TGTGAGGAGAAACAATGATCGCATCAGCATAGAATTTGCATGGGATGTcgtaaaagaaaaactaatgaaTTCTCGGTCTTCCATAAAACAAGTGGATCTTGGTGCTATTGAATTTGAACAGAATCGTGGAAAACAACCTTCAAATTTGTCCGCCCTTGCTCAAGGTCCAAGGTTAAGGCTGTTGTGGGCGTCCTTTCAATTGCTCAAGAAAGAG GTAGATAGTATTTCTGCAAATGCTGTTACCTCCGGCAATGATGACTCTCTGGGCATTTTTAATGATGTCATTCAGAGGTTGTGCCAGCCTTTATGTGTTATTTGGCTTGAAGAGGAACTCTCTCTGCGAAATGGCAAAACTAACACA GAATATCTTTCTTCAGCAATTAATAACTTAAATGGATATGGAGTCCTGACAAACATCAGAAAGTCAGGGAAGGAGCAACTATTTGCTGAATTTATTTGTGTTCTTAGCTTTGGTTTTCTCAG GAAACCTGGCTTTTATAATGATAGCTTGTTTATGGAGCACGGAGTTTCTATACTGGAGGATTTGGTTATAATATTGGCAGATGGGATTGCAAGTATGTATTTGGAGCTTATATCTGTTGATAGTAGTATGTCAAATGAAATGAACAACCTTGGGTTGAGTTTATGTACATTGTCAACCCGAGCACTTCAGAAATTACGCAACGAG GCTGCTATGAACCAATGGTTGCATCAGAACATGGAAGCTGTTGTCTCCATGTATGAAGATCGGTTTGACTTGTACACCTTTCAACACCAGCTTATCGAGGAATCTAGCAAGAGCAAAGTTCAAAATGATAATTGGTGGAAGAAGCTTAGGGTGATGAGTTCTCAGCCTGTTTTATCTCAATTGAGTACTATTTTGATCAACCAAATCTCTATACCTGTTAAACGCACCAAGGAACTGAGGGCCTTGACTGGATG GAGATATTACTACAGCCTTCTCCTTGAATTGGCTGATATTGCCATGCCGATGATAAGAACTGTCATTTCTAGGTTGAGCGATGCTATCTCATTTTTTCTGGTTAGCTTGATAGGGCGGTCCTTGGGACTTATCTATACTGGGATAAGACAATCCCTGCGATGGAAGTAA
- the LOC107031185 gene encoding uncharacterized protein LOC107031185 isoform X2 has product MAGQVAFTSSFKLLDSGQLLKQQLFMPKSSPMLMHRGFCFGSCKISRFPSSSMWKVITPYLMKLERRSKMQSCKSCFCLASLVDADAIVTSEWVPTIDQMLLMTSIVLTYIAGVIPTVKNSPLDTGGKIQSGDVDPERMTSLGSVRRNNDRISIEFAWDVVKEKLMNSRSSIKQVDLGAIEFEQNRGKQPSNLSALAQGPRLRLLWASFQLLKKEVDSISANAVTSGNDDSLGIFNDVIQRLCQPLCVIWLEEELSLRNGKTNTEYLSSAINNLNGYGVLTNIRKSGKEQLFAEFICVLSFGFLRKPGFYNDSLFMEHGVSILEDLVIILADGIASMYLELISVDSSMSNEMNNLGLSLCTLSTRALQKLRNEAAMNQWLHQNMEAVVSMYEDRFDLYTFQHQLIEESSKSKVQNDNWWKKLRVMSSQPVLSQLSTILINQISIPVKRTKELRALTGCAELPETLEVLMLFIEIWSCIARSYFTWGIVSWFYYTSDYIGT; this is encoded by the exons ATGGCAGGACAGGTGGCTTTCACATCAAGTTTTAAGCTGCTTGACAGTGGACAGCTCTTGAAACAGCAACTCTTCATGCCGAAAAGCTCACCTATGTTAATGCACAG GGGATTTTGCTTTGGGAGTTGTAAAATATCTCGCTTTCCATCATCGAGCATGTGGAAGGTCATTACTCCGTACTTAATGAAGTTGGAGAGAAGATCAAAAATGCAAAGTTGCAAGAGTTGCTTTTGCCTCGCTTCTCTTGTTGATGCTGATGCTATAGTAACTTCTGAATGGGTTCCTACCATTGACCAAATGCTTCTCATGACCAGCATAGTCCTTACATATATAGCTGGAGTAATACCTACTGTAAAAAATTCTCCTTTAGATACTGGAGGAAAGATCCAAAGTGGAGATGTGGACCCTGAAAGGATGACCTCTTTGGGTAG TGTGAGGAGAAACAATGATCGCATCAGCATAGAATTTGCATGGGATGTcgtaaaagaaaaactaatgaaTTCTCGGTCTTCCATAAAACAAGTGGATCTTGGTGCTATTGAATTTGAACAGAATCGTGGAAAACAACCTTCAAATTTGTCCGCCCTTGCTCAAGGTCCAAGGTTAAGGCTGTTGTGGGCGTCCTTTCAATTGCTCAAGAAAGAG GTAGATAGTATTTCTGCAAATGCTGTTACCTCCGGCAATGATGACTCTCTGGGCATTTTTAATGATGTCATTCAGAGGTTGTGCCAGCCTTTATGTGTTATTTGGCTTGAAGAGGAACTCTCTCTGCGAAATGGCAAAACTAACACA GAATATCTTTCTTCAGCAATTAATAACTTAAATGGATATGGAGTCCTGACAAACATCAGAAAGTCAGGGAAGGAGCAACTATTTGCTGAATTTATTTGTGTTCTTAGCTTTGGTTTTCTCAG GAAACCTGGCTTTTATAATGATAGCTTGTTTATGGAGCACGGAGTTTCTATACTGGAGGATTTGGTTATAATATTGGCAGATGGGATTGCAAGTATGTATTTGGAGCTTATATCTGTTGATAGTAGTATGTCAAATGAAATGAACAACCTTGGGTTGAGTTTATGTACATTGTCAACCCGAGCACTTCAGAAATTACGCAACGAG GCTGCTATGAACCAATGGTTGCATCAGAACATGGAAGCTGTTGTCTCCATGTATGAAGATCGGTTTGACTTGTACACCTTTCAACACCAGCTTATCGAGGAATCTAGCAAGAGCAAAGTTCAAAATGATAATTGGTGGAAGAAGCTTAGGGTGATGAGTTCTCAGCCTGTTTTATCTCAATTGAGTACTATTTTGATCAACCAAATCTCTATACCTGTTAAACGCACCAAGGAACTGAGGGCCTTGACTGGATG TGCAGAATTGCCTGAAACATTGGAAGTTCTAATGCTGTTTATTGAGATTTGGTCTTGTATTGCAAGAAGTTATTTCACATGGGGTATAGTTAGTTGGTTTTATTACACCAGTGATTATATTGGCACCTGA